A window of Actinomadura viridis genomic DNA:
GTGTGCCAGTACTCGGCGAGCGCCTCGGTGAGCTGCACCGACAGGCCGTGCAGCTCCAGGTAGTCGCGGTAGGCGTTCTTGGCGAACAGCTCCGCGGTCGCCTCGCTGACCCTCGACCCGACCGTGACCAGCTGCAGGGCGACCACGTCGGTCTGGCCGGACTCGCGCGGGCGGAAGAAGTCGGCCAGGCACAGGTGCCGGTCGCGGCGCTGGCGGGGGAAGGTGAACCGCTCCCGCTCGGAGCCGTCCTCGTTCAGCAGGACGAGGTCGTCGCCCTCGGAGACGGCCGGGAAGTAGCCGTAGACGACCGCGGCCTCGATCAGGCCCTCGGTCTGGATGCGGTCGAGCCACATCCGCAGCCGGGGCCGTCCCTCGGTCTCCACCAGCTCCTCATAGGAGGGGCCGTCCTGGCCGGAGCCGCCGCGGGAGGGCTTCAGGCCCCACTGCCCCATGAAGGTGGCCCGCTCGTCGAGGAACGCCGCGTAGTCGTTCATCGGGATGCCCTTGACGATCCGGTCGCCCCAGAACGGGGGCTCGGGCACCGGGTTGTCGGTGGCCACGTCGGACCGGGCGGGCATGTCCTGCGGCTCGGTGACCTCGAACCGGGCGCCGCGCGTCTTGACCCGGCGCTCGCGCAGCGGCGGCAGCTCCGCCCCCGCCACGCCGCGCTTGACGGCCATGAACGCGTCCATCAGCCGCAGCCCCTCGAAGGCGTCGCGGGCGTAGCGGACCTCGCCGTCGAACAGCTCGGCCAGGTCCTGCTCGACGTAGGCGCGGGTGAGGGCGGCGCCGCCCAGCAGCACCGGCCACCGGTCGGCCAGCTTCCGGGAGTTGAGCTCCTCGAGGTTCTCCTTCATGATCACGGTGGACTTCACCAGCAGCCCGGACATGCCGATCACGTCGGCGCGCTGGTCGCGGGCGGCCTCCAGGATCGCCGACATCGGCTGCTTGATGCCGAGGTTGACGACCTCGTAGCCGTTGTTGGACAGGATGATGTCGACCAGGTTCTTGCCGATGTCGTGCACGTCGCCCTTGACGGTGGCGAGCACGATGCGGCCCTTGCCGCCGTCCTCGGACTTCTCCATGTGCGGCTCGAGGTGGGCGACCGCGGTCTTCATGACCTCGGCGGACTGGAGGACGAACGGCAGCTGCATCTGCCCCGACCCGAACAGCTCGCCGACGGTCTTCATGCCGTCCAGCAGCACGTCGTTGACGATCTCCAGGGCGGGCCGCTGGGCCAGCGCCTCGTCCAGGTCGGCGGGCAGGCCGTCCAGCTCGCCGTCGACGATGCGGCGCTTGAGCCGCTCCCACAGCGGCAGCCCGGCCAGCTCGGCGGACCGGCCGGCCTTCAGCGCGGCGGTGTCCACGCCCTCGAACAGCTCCATGAACCGGATCAGCGGGTCGTAGCCGTCGGCGCGCCGGTCGTAGACCAGGTCGAGGGCGACCTTGCGCTGCTCATCGGGGATCCGTGCCATCGGCAGGATCTTGGAGGCGTGCACGATCGCCGAGTCCAGCCCGGCGTCGGCGCACTCGTTCAGGAACACCGAGTTCAGCACGATCCGGGCGGCGGGGTTGAGGCCGAAGGAGACGTTGGACAGTCCCAGGGTGGTCTGCACGGCCGGGTGGCGGCGCTTGAGCTCGCGGATGGCCTCGATGGTCTCCAGGGCGTCCCGCCGGGACTCCTCCTGGCCGGTGCCGATGGTGAAGGTGAGGCAGTCGACGATGATGTCCTCGACCCGCATCCCCCAGTTGCCGGTGAGCTCCTCGATCATCCGGCTGGCGATGCGCACCTTCCAGTCCGCGGTGCGGGCCTGGCCCTCCTCGTCGATGCACATCACCACGACCGCGGCGCCGTGCTCGCGGACGATCGGCATCAGCCTGCGCAGCTTGGAGTCGGGGCCGTCGCCGTCCTCGAAGCTGACCGAGTTGACCACGGCGCGGCCGCCGAGCATCTCCAGCCCGGCCTCCAGCACGGGGGTCTCGGTGGAGTCCAGCACGATCGGCAGCGTGGCGGCGGTGGCGAACCGGAAGGCCAGCTCCTTCATGTCGCCCACGCCGTCGCGGCCGACGTAGTCGACGCACAGGTCGATCATGTGGGCGCCGTCCCGCGCCTGGTCCCGGGCGATCTTGACGCAGTCGTCCCAGCGCCCGTCCAGCATCGCCTCGCGGAACGCCTTGGAGCCGTTGGCGTTGGTACGTTCCCCGATCGCCAGGTAGGAGGTGTCCTGCCGGAACGGGACGTGCTGGTAGAGCGAGGCGGCGCCGGCCTCGGGGCGGGGGCGGCGGTCGGCGACCTCACGTCCCCGGACGCGTTCGACGACCTGACGCAGGTGCTCGGGGGTGGTGCCGCAGCAGCCGCCGACCAGCGACAGCCCGAAGTCCTTGGTGAAGGTGTCGTGGGCGTCGGCGAGCTCGGCGGGGGTCAGCGGGTAGTGGGCGCCGTCGGCGGTCAGCTCGGGCAGCCCGGCGTTGGGCATGCACGACAGGCCGATGCGGGCGTGCCGGGCCAGGTAGCGCAGGTGCTCGCTCATCTCGGCCGGGCCCGTGGCGCAGTTGAGGCCGATGAGGTCCAGCTCCAGCGGCTCCAGCGCGGTGAGCGCGGCGCCGATCTCCGAGCCCATCAGCATGGCGCCGTTCTGCTCGATGGTGACCTGCCCGATCAGCACGGTGCCGGTGCCGGAGGCGGCGATGGCGCGCTTGGCGCCGATCAGCGCGGCCTTGGCCTGCAGCAGGTCCTGGCAGGTCTCCACCAGGATCGCCTGGACGCCGCCGGCGATCAGGCCCTCGGCGTTGCGCTGGTAGGCGTCGCGCAGTTCGGCGAACGTCACGTGGCCCAGGGTGGGGAGCTTGGTGCCGGGCCCGACCGAGCCGATCACCCAGCGCGGGCGGTCGGGGGTCGAGTACTCGTCGGCGACCTCGCGGGCGAGCCGGGCGCCGGCCTCGGCCAGCTCGAAGATCCGCTCGGTGATGTCGTACTCGCCGAGGTTGCCCAGGTTGGCGCCGAAGGTGTTGGTCTCTACGCAGTCGACCCCGGCGTCGAAGTAGGCGGCGTGCACGGCCCGCACGATGTCGGGCCGGGTGACGTTGAGGATCTCGTTGCAGCCCTCGTGCCCCTGGAAGTCGTCCAGGGTGGGGCCGGCGTCCTGGAGCATCGTCCCCATGCCCCCGTCGGCCACGACGACGCGTTGCTGGAGGGCCTGACGCAAGGATCGCGGAGTGGGAGTGCTCATGGTGGACAAGCCTATCCGGGCGTGCCCGGCCCGGGTGGGCGCTCTCGCCAGTAGGGCCCGTGCGCGGGCCCGTGCGCGGAGAGGCGCGTGTCACATCCGCTCCGCGCATGGTTCGTGACGGATGGGTCATCGGGAGGATAACGTGCCTCCCGGTAACCTACTCCCCGGTAAGGAGCGGCATGAGCGCATACCGCACCATCCTCGTCGGCACCGACGGCTCGGACTCCTCGTTCCGCGCGGTCGACCGTGCCGCCCAGCTGGCCGCCGCCACCGGCGCCACGCTGCTGCTCGCCTCCGCCTACAGCCCGATGCCCGAGCGGGAGCGGCAGAGCGCCGCCGACCGCCTGGGCGACCTGGCCTACAAGGTCCAGGGCTCCACGCCCGCCGACGACGCCCTGCGCGCGGCGCGGGACCGGGCGGTGGCCGCCGGCGCCAAGGACATCGAGCACGAGGCGGTGGAGGGCGACGCGGTCGACGTGATCAGCAGGCTGGCCCGGGACCGCGCGGCCGACCTGGTGGTGGTCGGCAACCGCGGCCTCAACAGCCTGGCCGGGCGGATCCTCGGATCGGTCCCGGCGAACCTGTCGCACCGCTCGCCGTGCGACGTCCTCATCGTCCACACCACCGACGGGAAGAAGTGATCGCGGGGGCCGGGCGAGGCCGCGGCGCCGGGGGCGCCGCCCGCCCGGCCCCGGAGCGGAGGGCCGGGAGGCCGGGTCCGGCCACGGGGCCGATTCCCGAGATCCAATCGTGACCGCGCGTGCCGCCACCCCCGTCCGGGTGAGGTCTGGGCGGCGGATCGGTGGGGTAGGTCCCCTCTCAGGACGTAGGCTGGCAGCCACCGATCATGGCCCGGGTCCCCGACCCCGGGAATGAGGACCCCCGCGGTGACGCTGTACCCGACGTCGGAAGGAGGCAGCGCGTGGTCGAGCTCGAAAGCGTGCCGGAACTCGTCGATCCGGTGCTCGTGGCCGCCTTTGAGGGGTGGAACGACGCAGGTGAGGCCGCCAGCGGGGTCATCCAGCACCTGGAGTCGACCTGGGAGGCCGTTCCCATCGCCGAACTCGACCCGGACGACTACTACGACTTCCAGGTCACGCGCCCGATCATCGAGCTGAGCGACGGCGAGACCCGCGGCATCACCTGGCCCACCACCCGGATCTCCTGGACGCGGCTGCCCTCCGGCCGCGACGTGGTCCTCGTGCACGGCATCGAGCCCAACATGCGGTGGCGCTCGTTCTGCCGCGAGCTGGTGGGCCTGATGCTGGAGCTGAACGTCCGCAACGTCGTGCTGCTGGGCGCGCTGCTGGCCGACGCCCCCCACACCCGCCCGGTCCCGGTCACCGGCGCGGCGTCCGAGGCGGGGCTGGTCACCACCCTGCACCTGGAGCCGACCCGCTACGAGGGCCCGACCGGCATCCTGGGCGTCCTGCAGGACGCCTGCGCCAAGGCCGACCTGAGCACGGTGTCGCTGTGGGCGGCCGTCCCGCACTACGTCGCGCAGCCGCCCTCGCCCAAGGCGACGCTGGCGCTGCTGCGCCGCGTGGAGGACCTGCTGGACGTGACCGTCCCGCTGGGCGAGCTGCCCGAGGAGGCGCGGGCGTGGGAGAACGGCGTCAACGAGCTGGCCGAGGAGGACTCCGAGGTGGCCGAGTACGTCCGGACGCTGGAGGAGCAGAAGGACGCCACCGAGCTGCCCGAGGCCAGCGGTGACGCGATCGCCCGCGAGTTCGAGCGCTACCTGAGGCGCCGCGACGCCCCCTGAGCGGGTCACGGGCGCGGGCGCGGGCCCGGAGGTCACCGCGGGCCCGGAGGCTACAATGATCTCCAGTCCCTCCCACCGGCCCGGCGCCCCGTGATCGCTCGGCGGCCCGGGCCCGTCGATGGCCCGCGCACGCCGCCAAGTGCGCCCGTGATGCCCCCTTCCCTTCAGAACGCGTCCCCGCGGGCGCGCCGGCGCGCGACGGGCGGAGGCGCCCGGGGCCGGTGAGCCCCCGCCGGGCGGCCTCCGCCGCCGCGTCGCCGTCCATCCGCGTCCGCCCCCGGCGCGAGCTGCGGCGCGACCGCAGGCGCCGTTCCCACGCGTGCTGGGACCACCTGATCGCCGCCCCGCTGTGGCCGCTGCACGGCGCCAACCTCGGTACGCTGCTGCGGACCTGCGACGCGGTCGGCGCGTGCATGGCGGTGCCCCGGTTCGGCTGGGTCACCGAGGCCCTCCGGCGTGGCGACACGCTGCGCCGGCCGGTGTGCGTGCACTGGGTGAACGATCCGCTCGGCTGGCTCGAACGGCAGCGCGACCGCGGCTCCCAGGTGATCGGGGTGGAGCTGGCCGACGAGGCCGTCCGCCTCGGCGACCTTCCCGCCGCCCGTGCGCGCACCGTCGCGGTACTGGGTCACGAGCGGGACGGGATCGCCCCCGAGGCCCTCGACCTGCTGGATCTCGCCGTGGAGATCCCCATGGTGGGGACCGGGCACAGCCTGAACGTGGCCGTGGCGGGTTCGCTGGTGCTCTACAAACTCGCCGGACTGCTGTGAGAGCGCGCGTTTGATGGCATTATGCGACCGGCCCGAAACGACCGGACCGAAACAAGGACCGAAAAGGAGCGCCCGTGCCGGAGGCCCAGCCGCTGCAGCCCGAGGACCCCGGGCGCCTGGGGGCGTACGAGCTGGCCGGCCGGCTCGGTACGGGCATGCGGGGCCCGGTCTTCCTGGGCACCGGTCCCGGCGGCGGGCTGTTCGCGATCAAGCTGCTGGCGCGGCTCGGGGACGGCGGGGCGCGGGCCCGGTTCCTGCGCGAGGCGTCCCTCACCCGGCAGGTCGCGCGGTTCTGCACGGCGCAGGTGCTGGACGCCGGCCTGGCGGGCGACCGCCCGTACCTGGTCAGCGAGTACGTTCCCGGGCCCTCGCTGAGCCGCGCGGTGACCCGGGAGGGCCCGGTCGGCGGCGGCGCGCTGGAACGGCTTGCGGTCAACACCGCCAGCGCCCTGGCGGCGATCCACCGCGCCGGCATCGCGCACCGCGTCTTCGGGCCGTCCAAGGTCCTCCTGGGCCCCGACGGTCCCCGGGTCATCGGCTTCGGGCCGGCCGTGCCGGCGGAGGACGCCCTCCTCGACGGAGGCGTCCCGGACGGGGACCTCGCCTGCCTGGCTCCCGAACGGCTCGTCGGGGAGACGGCCGGGGCCCCCGCGGACGTGTTCGCCTGGGGGGCGACGATGGCGTTCGCCGCCACCGGCCGCCTCCCGTTCGGCTCGGGCCCCTACGACGAGGTCGCCGGCCGCGTCCGGCACGACGAGCCCGATCTCGGCGGCATGGAGGGCGACATGCGCGAGCTGGTCGCCGCGTCCCTGGCCAAGGACCCCGCCCGGCGTCCCACGGCCGAGCAGGTGCTGCTGCGGCTGGTCGGCGGCGACGGGGCGTTCGCCCCGCCGGGCGCCGGCGCGGCCGAGCCCGCCGAGCCCGCGGGGGCCGAGCCCGCAGGGCCGGAGGGCGCCGGGTCTCCCCCGGACGCTCCGGACGCCGCGGAGGGCGCCGCGGAGGGCGCCGGGCCTTCCGAGGCCGCGACCGGCCGAGCCGGTACGGCCGGGCCGGCGGCGCGGGGCGCCGCCCCGCAGGCGCCCCCGCGCGGGGCGCGCGCCAGCCGCTCCGGGCCCCGCCGCCCCGGCCCGGCCAGGCGGGGCAGGCACGAGCGGCGGCGCCGGCGGCGGGGGCTCCCCGCCGCGCTCACGGTCCTGGGCATCGCCGCGGCGGCCGGGGGCGGCCACGCCGTCCTCGCGGGCGCGCCGGGCGGGGACGGGCGGGACACCGCCGTCTCCAGTCCCGCCGCGACCTCGCCCGCGGGCGCCACGGCGTCGGCCCCCACCGGCGGCACCGGCCGGCCGTTCGGCGACCCGCCGCGGGCGCTGCCCTCCGGGGCGGCCCCCTCGGGTGAGACCCCGGCACCGCCCGCCCTGACCGGGCAGGGCACCGCCGCCGGGGGGAACGGCGAGGAGGGGTCCTCCCCCGCACCGGCCGTCCACGTCCGGCTCGGCGTGCCCGACCCGCAGGGCTACTGCGCCTCCAGTGGCACGCCGCGCGCCGATTTCCGCGCCGGCCGGTGGTTCTGCGTCGACGACGGCGCCGCCACCGGCACCCCGATCACGATGACCGAGGTCTGCCGGTCGCAGTACGCCCCCGAGGCCGAGTCCCGGCTGAACGGTGACGCAGGCATCCCCTCGGCCTGGGAGTGCTACCTCACGAAGTGACCCCCGACCCTGATTGACATATTGCCAATAAGGGTCGCCTTCCACCCCGTGGCGCGAAAGCACATCGCCCGGTTCGGCGTGTACGCCACCGACGTACTGCGGCTACGACCCCATGCCTTCGATCCCAACCGGCCGAGGTCGACTTCGACGCCCTGTAAGACGCCGCATAGTAATGATGTCCCGGCTATCGAACAGGCTGGGGCGGTGACATCGAGCGCTTGGCGTTTGCCGGCTGCCATCGCTCGGCGTCGTCTCGGCCGAGGGCGGTCTGCTCGCGGTTTCGCGCTGTCGTGATGGACATATCTTGATCGGCCCGCCTTGTGGGGTGCGGGCCTTGGCTGCGGCCTGCGCATCAGACGAGGATCGGCGCCATGGACTTGCTGGACACTCTGATCGACAAAGGGCTGCGGCGTGAGCTGCCGACTCGGGCCGAGGCGCTCGCGGTGCTGGGAACCTCCGATGACGACCTGCTCGACGTGGTGGCCGCCGCCGGCAAGGTACGCCGACACTGGTTCGGGCGGCGGGTCAAGCTGAACTATCTGGTCAATCTGAAGTCGGGGCTGTGCCCTGAGGATTGTTCGTACTGTTCGCAGCGGTTGGGGTCGAAGGCGGAGATCTTGACCTACACGTGGCTGAAGCCCGATGAGGCGGCCGCGGCCGCTGAGGCGGGCGTGGTCGGCGGCGCCAAACGAGTGTGCCTGGTGGCCAGCGGGCGCGGCCCGACCGGCCGGGACGTGGAACGGGTCGCCGACACCATCGCGGCGATCAAGAAACAGAACGAGGACGTGGAGATCTGTGCCTGTCTCGGGCTGCTGTCCGACGGGCAGGCGGCGCGGCTGCGGGAGGCCGGCGCCTATGCCTACAGCCACAACCTCAACACCGCTGAGGCGATGTACGCGGACATCTGCACCACGCACGAGTTCACCGACCGGGTCGGCACCGTGCGGCAGACCAAGGCAGCAGGTCTGTCGGCCTGCTCCGGTCTGATCGCCGGCATGGGCGAAAGCGACACGGACCTGGTGAATGTGGTGTTCGCGCTGCGCGAGTTGGACGTGGACTCGGTGCCGGTGAACTTCCTGATCCCGTTCGACGGAACCCCGATGGCCAAGGAGTGGGCTCTGACCCCGCAGCGGTGCCTGCGGATCCTGGCGATGGTGCGGTTCGTCTGCCCGGATGTGGAGGTCCGTCTCGCCGGCGGTCGGGAGATCCATCTGCGGACGCTGCAGCCACTCGCGCTGTACGTGGTCAACTCGATCTTCCTCGGCGATTACCTGACCAGTGAAGGTCAAGCGGGCCAGGCCGACCTGGACATGATCGGGGACGCGGGCTTCGAAGTGGAGGGAACGGGCACGAACACGCTCCCTGAACATCGAAGAGGCGTACGTGCCTCCACTGCCGATGACGCGTGCGAACCAGGGACCGGGGCGAGCGGCGGTGACCGCACCGGCCGGCCTCCTGGATCCGCTCGTGCCGACCTGGTGGCGGTGCGCCGCCGCGGCACCGGAACCGACCTGCCGCCCAATGCGTGATCCGCAGCGCGTCGCCGCTGGAGCCGGCCCCGGAGTCCGCTTCGGCCGGGACGCCTTCGCGCCACTCGCCTTGTCGACGTGGACGTTGTCGCGGTCGACACCGGCCGGAAGCAGGGCGTCGATCTGATGACCGGGGTTCTGGTCGGCGGTCGAGACCCGCGCATAGCCGATGAGCATGTGGCCGAGCCATGATCTGCGGTAGCAGCGGCCCTCTGTGACCTGCACTCAGGAGAAGACCGAGGTCTGCCGGTCGCAGTACGCCCGCGAGGCCGAGTCCAGGCTGAACGGTGACGCCGGGAGCCCCTCGGCCTGGGAGTGCCACCTCCTGAGGCACTCCAATTGACGGTGCGTCAATAAGGGTTGAGTTCCGCCCCGCGGTGCGAAAGCATGCGCTTACCACACCGTCGGTGGAAGGATCGCCGTGGACACCCGCGCCGCAGCCCCCGGATCCGCCCCCGCCCCCCAGGCCGCCCCGGACCTCTCCGTCCTGCGCCTCCTGGCCGCCGAACCCGCCGTCATGCTCGGCGCGGGTCGCGCCCTGCTGCTCCAGGTCGCCCACCCGAAGGTCGCGCAGGGCGTGGCCGACCACAGCGACCTGCGGGAACGGCCGCTGGACCGGCTGCTGGGCACCCTGGACTTCCTGACGATCGTGACGTTCGGCACCCCGGAGGAGGCCGCGCGGATGGGCGAGGCGATCCGGCGCGCCCACGAGCGGATCACCGGGCCCGGCTACTCCGGCAACGATCCCGACCTGCAGGTCTGGGTCAACGCCACGCTGATCGACGCCGCCCTGTACGTGTACGAGAACGTGCTGCGCTCCCCCGGCGGCGACCTCGCCGCCGCCTACGTCGACCAGGCCCGGTACGTCGCCGACGTGCTCGGCTGCCCGCCCGGCACCCAGCCCGCCGACCTGGCCGCGTTCCGCCGCTACATGGACGACATGATCGGCTCGCTGGAGGTCACCGACACCGGCCGGGAGATCATGCGCGCCGTCCTGTGGTCGCGCAAGCTGCGCTGGATGGGCCCCGCCCTGTGGCTCAACCGCTTCGTCACCACCGGGCTCCTGCCCGAGCCGATCAGGGAAGGGTACGGGCTGCCCTGGAGCGACCGCCGGGACCGGATCCTGTGGGGCCTGCTGCGCGTCAACGCCGCCGTCTACCGGCGCGTGCCGCGTCGGCTGCGGCAGGCGGGCATCTCGCTGGCACTGTGGTCGTCGCGGCGCCGCTTCGCCCGCCGGAGCCGCCGGTACGCGTCGAAGGGCGAGCCCACCGCCGCCTAGCGCCTCAGAGCTCGACGCCGAGCAGCGCGTCGGCCACCGCCCGGACCTGGGCGGGGGCGGCGGCGTCGTCGCCCGGCGCGGCGGCCCAGCGGTCGATCGCCTCCAGCGCCGCCGGCGCGTCCAGGTCGCCGGCCAGGTGCCGCCGGACCTCCTCGGCCACCGGGCCCGCCGCCGGGCCCGCCGGGCGGGCGGCCGCGGCGCGCCAGCGCTCCAGCCGGCCGGCACCGCCCTCCAGCTCGGCGTCGCTCCACTGCCAGTCGGAGCGGTAGTGGTGGGCCAGCAGCGCCAGCCGGATCGCCATCGGATCCACCCCGGCCTCGCGCAGCCGGGACACGAACACCAGGTTGCCGAGCGACTTGGACATCTTTCGCCCCTCCAGGCCCACCATGCCCGCGTGGACGTAGGCCGCGGCGTGCGGGCGCCTGCCCGTGGCGACCTGGGCGTGCGAGGCGCTCATCTCGTGGTGCGGGAACGCCAGGTCCGAGCCGCCGCCCTCGACATCGAAGCACATGCCCAGGTACTCGATGGAGATCGCCGAGCACTCCACGTGCCAGCCCGGCCGGCCCTCGCCGAACGGGGAGTCCCACCCGGGCTCGCCGGGCCGCCGGCTCAGCCACAGCAGCGGGTCGAGCGGGTCCTTCTTCCCGGCGCGGCCGGGGTCGCCGCCGCGTTCGGCGAACAGTTCCGCCATCTCCTCGCGGCCGAGCCGGCTCACCTCGCCGAAGGCCGGGTCGGAGGCGACCGGGAAGTAGATGTCGCCGTCGACCTCGTAGGCGGCGTTCCGCGCGCGCAGCCTCTCCACCATCTCCACGACCAGCGGGATGGCCTCGACGGCGCCGACGTAGTGGTCGGGCG
This region includes:
- the metH gene encoding methionine synthase, with the protein product MSTPTPRSLRQALQQRVVVADGGMGTMLQDAGPTLDDFQGHEGCNEILNVTRPDIVRAVHAAYFDAGVDCVETNTFGANLGNLGEYDITERIFELAEAGARLAREVADEYSTPDRPRWVIGSVGPGTKLPTLGHVTFAELRDAYQRNAEGLIAGGVQAILVETCQDLLQAKAALIGAKRAIAASGTGTVLIGQVTIEQNGAMLMGSEIGAALTALEPLELDLIGLNCATGPAEMSEHLRYLARHARIGLSCMPNAGLPELTADGAHYPLTPAELADAHDTFTKDFGLSLVGGCCGTTPEHLRQVVERVRGREVADRRPRPEAGAASLYQHVPFRQDTSYLAIGERTNANGSKAFREAMLDGRWDDCVKIARDQARDGAHMIDLCVDYVGRDGVGDMKELAFRFATAATLPIVLDSTETPVLEAGLEMLGGRAVVNSVSFEDGDGPDSKLRRLMPIVREHGAAVVVMCIDEEGQARTADWKVRIASRMIEELTGNWGMRVEDIIVDCLTFTIGTGQEESRRDALETIEAIRELKRRHPAVQTTLGLSNVSFGLNPAARIVLNSVFLNECADAGLDSAIVHASKILPMARIPDEQRKVALDLVYDRRADGYDPLIRFMELFEGVDTAALKAGRSAELAGLPLWERLKRRIVDGELDGLPADLDEALAQRPALEIVNDVLLDGMKTVGELFGSGQMQLPFVLQSAEVMKTAVAHLEPHMEKSEDGGKGRIVLATVKGDVHDIGKNLVDIILSNNGYEVVNLGIKQPMSAILEAARDQRADVIGMSGLLVKSTVIMKENLEELNSRKLADRWPVLLGGAALTRAYVEQDLAELFDGEVRYARDAFEGLRLMDAFMAVKRGVAGAELPPLRERRVKTRGARFEVTEPQDMPARSDVATDNPVPEPPFWGDRIVKGIPMNDYAAFLDERATFMGQWGLKPSRGGSGQDGPSYEELVETEGRPRLRMWLDRIQTEGLIEAAVVYGYFPAVSEGDDLVLLNEDGSERERFTFPRQRRDRHLCLADFFRPRESGQTDVVALQLVTVGSRVSEATAELFAKNAYRDYLELHGLSVQLTEALAEYWHTRIRAEIGFGGEDPGDMEGFFKLGYRGARYSFGYPACPDLEDRAKTMRLLRPERIGVELSEEFQLVPEQATDALIVHHPEAKYFNT
- a CDS encoding universal stress protein; amino-acid sequence: MSAYRTILVGTDGSDSSFRAVDRAAQLAAATGATLLLASAYSPMPERERQSAADRLGDLAYKVQGSTPADDALRAARDRAVAAGAKDIEHEAVEGDAVDVISRLARDRAADLVVVGNRGLNSLAGRILGSVPANLSHRSPCDVLIVHTTDGKK
- a CDS encoding PAC2 family protein → MVELESVPELVDPVLVAAFEGWNDAGEAASGVIQHLESTWEAVPIAELDPDDYYDFQVTRPIIELSDGETRGITWPTTRISWTRLPSGRDVVLVHGIEPNMRWRSFCRELVGLMLELNVRNVVLLGALLADAPHTRPVPVTGAASEAGLVTTLHLEPTRYEGPTGILGVLQDACAKADLSTVSLWAAVPHYVAQPPSPKATLALLRRVEDLLDVTVPLGELPEEARAWENGVNELAEEDSEVAEYVRTLEEQKDATELPEASGDAIAREFERYLRRRDAP
- a CDS encoding TrmH family RNA methyltransferase produces the protein MSPRRAASAAASPSIRVRPRRELRRDRRRRSHACWDHLIAAPLWPLHGANLGTLLRTCDAVGACMAVPRFGWVTEALRRGDTLRRPVCVHWVNDPLGWLERQRDRGSQVIGVELADEAVRLGDLPAARARTVAVLGHERDGIAPEALDLLDLAVEIPMVGTGHSLNVAVAGSLVLYKLAGLL
- a CDS encoding serine/threonine-protein kinase, whose translation is MPEAQPLQPEDPGRLGAYELAGRLGTGMRGPVFLGTGPGGGLFAIKLLARLGDGGARARFLREASLTRQVARFCTAQVLDAGLAGDRPYLVSEYVPGPSLSRAVTREGPVGGGALERLAVNTASALAAIHRAGIAHRVFGPSKVLLGPDGPRVIGFGPAVPAEDALLDGGVPDGDLACLAPERLVGETAGAPADVFAWGATMAFAATGRLPFGSGPYDEVAGRVRHDEPDLGGMEGDMRELVAASLAKDPARRPTAEQVLLRLVGGDGAFAPPGAGAAEPAEPAGAEPAGPEGAGSPPDAPDAAEGAAEGAGPSEAATGRAGTAGPAARGAAPQAPPRGARASRSGPRRPGPARRGRHERRRRRRGLPAALTVLGIAAAAGGGHAVLAGAPGGDGRDTAVSSPAATSPAGATASAPTGGTGRPFGDPPRALPSGAAPSGETPAPPALTGQGTAAGGNGEEGSSPAPAVHVRLGVPDPQGYCASSGTPRADFRAGRWFCVDDGAATGTPITMTEVCRSQYAPEAESRLNGDAGIPSAWECYLTK
- the bioB gene encoding biotin synthase BioB, whose amino-acid sequence is MDLLDTLIDKGLRRELPTRAEALAVLGTSDDDLLDVVAAAGKVRRHWFGRRVKLNYLVNLKSGLCPEDCSYCSQRLGSKAEILTYTWLKPDEAAAAAEAGVVGGAKRVCLVASGRGPTGRDVERVADTIAAIKKQNEDVEICACLGLLSDGQAARLREAGAYAYSHNLNTAEAMYADICTTHEFTDRVGTVRQTKAAGLSACSGLIAGMGESDTDLVNVVFALRELDVDSVPVNFLIPFDGTPMAKEWALTPQRCLRILAMVRFVCPDVEVRLAGGREIHLRTLQPLALYVVNSIFLGDYLTSEGQAGQADLDMIGDAGFEVEGTGTNTLPEHRRGVRASTADDACEPGTGASGGDRTGRPPGSARADLVAVRRRGTGTDLPPNA
- a CDS encoding oxygenase MpaB family protein, with translation MDTRAAAPGSAPAPQAAPDLSVLRLLAAEPAVMLGAGRALLLQVAHPKVAQGVADHSDLRERPLDRLLGTLDFLTIVTFGTPEEAARMGEAIRRAHERITGPGYSGNDPDLQVWVNATLIDAALYVYENVLRSPGGDLAAAYVDQARYVADVLGCPPGTQPADLAAFRRYMDDMIGSLEVTDTGREIMRAVLWSRKLRWMGPALWLNRFVTTGLLPEPIREGYGLPWSDRRDRILWGLLRVNAAVYRRVPRRLRQAGISLALWSSRRRFARRSRRYASKGEPTAA
- the mshC gene encoding cysteine--1-D-myo-inosityl 2-amino-2-deoxy-alpha-D-glucopyranoside ligase: MRSWPVPQVPSLPAAGLPAPDRALSLYDTGTGSVRPTAPGETARMYVCGITPYDATHLGHANTYLAFDLVNRVWRDLGHTVHYVQNATDVDDPLLERAEKTGEDWRALADREIELFRQDMTALRILPPDHYVGAVEAIPLVVEMVERLRARNAAYEVDGDIYFPVASDPAFGEVSRLGREEMAELFAERGGDPGRAGKKDPLDPLLWLSRRPGEPGWDSPFGEGRPGWHVECSAISIEYLGMCFDVEGGGSDLAFPHHEMSASHAQVATGRRPHAAAYVHAGMVGLEGRKMSKSLGNLVFVSRLREAGVDPMAIRLALLAHHYRSDWQWSDAELEGGAGRLERWRAAAARPAGPAAGPVAEEVRRHLAGDLDAPAALEAIDRWAAAPGDDAAAPAQVRAVADALLGVEL